The following proteins are co-located in the Rhodococcus opacus B4 genome:
- a CDS encoding aldehyde dehydrogenase, translating into MTTTESTAAAPPKIADREQVFVGGRWVESTGDEWIDLVDPWTEKQTARIRSATAEDVARAVREARASFDSGEWASRTMAERADVLDEIANRLEGRVEELTPLGVVEVGIPVAVSGPTQQMTAGLFRAVAAVARNFSTREDRTRADGGISRILKEPTGVVAAIIPWNGPIGTIAFKLAPALAAGCSVILKTAPEAPLSPSVFADIIGELTAEGVIPPGVVSVLCADREISETLVTNPDVDHITFTGSTLAGRRIMSLAGERIARVSLELGGKSAAIILDDADLGHVMQSLPMGGCMQSGQACIALTRVLVSRKRHDEVIEAFKGALSFLPMGNPWEQTNFLGPLAMERQRDRVEGYIASAKEEGATIVLGGGRPAGVEHGFFVEPTLIDGVRNDMRVAQEEIFGPVISVITYEDEEEAIAIANDSIYGLSGAVYTEDLDHGFEVAQRIRTGTISVNAAIIDFTVPFGGYKQSGVGREGGIEGLEEFFETKTVHLPATG; encoded by the coding sequence ATGACGACAACAGAGTCGACGGCAGCAGCGCCGCCGAAGATCGCCGATCGCGAGCAGGTATTCGTGGGCGGCCGTTGGGTGGAGTCGACGGGAGACGAATGGATCGACCTCGTCGACCCGTGGACCGAGAAGCAGACGGCGCGAATCCGCAGCGCCACAGCGGAAGACGTCGCACGGGCCGTGCGGGAAGCGCGCGCGTCGTTCGACTCCGGCGAGTGGGCGTCGCGCACGATGGCCGAGCGCGCCGATGTTCTCGACGAGATCGCGAACCGGCTCGAGGGCCGGGTCGAGGAGTTGACCCCGCTCGGGGTCGTCGAGGTCGGCATCCCCGTCGCGGTCAGCGGACCGACCCAGCAGATGACTGCCGGATTGTTCCGCGCCGTCGCCGCGGTGGCCCGGAACTTCTCCACCCGTGAGGACCGGACCCGGGCCGACGGCGGAATCTCCCGCATCCTCAAGGAGCCGACCGGTGTGGTCGCCGCCATCATCCCCTGGAACGGGCCGATCGGGACGATCGCGTTCAAGCTGGCGCCGGCTCTCGCCGCCGGTTGCTCGGTGATTCTCAAGACGGCGCCGGAGGCCCCCCTCTCGCCGTCCGTGTTCGCCGACATCATCGGGGAACTGACGGCGGAAGGCGTGATTCCGCCCGGGGTCGTCAGCGTTCTCTGCGCCGATCGCGAGATCTCCGAAACTCTGGTCACCAATCCCGACGTCGATCACATCACCTTCACCGGAAGCACTCTCGCCGGGCGCCGCATCATGTCGCTCGCCGGCGAGCGGATCGCGCGGGTGTCCCTCGAACTCGGTGGGAAGTCGGCGGCCATCATCCTCGACGACGCCGATCTGGGGCACGTCATGCAGTCTCTCCCGATGGGTGGCTGCATGCAGAGCGGCCAGGCATGTATCGCGCTGACCCGTGTCCTCGTCTCCCGCAAGCGGCACGACGAGGTGATCGAAGCGTTCAAGGGTGCCCTGAGTTTCCTGCCGATGGGAAATCCGTGGGAGCAGACGAACTTCCTCGGACCGCTCGCCATGGAGCGGCAACGCGACCGCGTCGAGGGCTACATCGCCTCGGCCAAGGAGGAAGGCGCGACGATCGTGCTCGGCGGCGGGCGGCCCGCCGGGGTCGAACACGGCTTCTTCGTCGAGCCGACTCTCATCGACGGCGTGCGCAACGACATGCGAGTCGCGCAGGAGGAGATCTTCGGACCGGTCATCTCCGTGATCACCTACGAGGACGAGGAGGAGGCGATCGCCATCGCCAACGACTCGATCTACGGCCTGTCCGGTGCGGTGTACACCGAGGACCTCGATCACGGTTTCGAGGTGGCTCAGCGGATCCGGACCGGAACGATCAGCGTGAATGCGGCCATCATCGACTTCACGGTGCCGTTCGGCGGCTACAAGCAGTCCGGCGTCGGGCGTGAAGGCGGAATCGAGGGCCTCGAGGAGTTCTTCGAGACCAAGACGGTGCACCTGCCGGCGACCGGATAG
- a CDS encoding mycofactocin-coupled SDR family oxidoreductase, with protein sequence MTRLEGKVAFVTGAARGQGRSHAIRLAEEGASVIAMDICEQIDTVFYPMATTDDLAETERLVKEAGGSIVTSVGDVRNRADVQRAYDAGIEQFGHVDIVLPNAGIMPVIEPGDQPQAWHDAIDVMLTGVWHVLEVTVPGLIERGQGGSIVITSSAAGLTSIGLNTFPGQAGYSAAKHGVVGLMRLYSKQLAKHSIRVNTVHPTGVNTPMVANAEYGEFVNSHPEVANDESYKNPMPVELIEAVDISNAIVFLASDEARYVTGVTLPVDAGYNNR encoded by the coding sequence ATGACACGACTCGAGGGGAAGGTCGCGTTCGTCACCGGTGCCGCTCGCGGACAGGGACGTTCGCATGCCATTCGGCTGGCAGAGGAGGGCGCCTCGGTCATCGCGATGGACATCTGCGAGCAGATCGACACGGTCTTCTACCCGATGGCCACCACGGACGACCTCGCCGAGACCGAACGTCTGGTCAAGGAGGCCGGCGGCTCCATCGTCACGTCGGTGGGCGACGTTCGGAACCGGGCCGACGTCCAGCGCGCGTACGACGCCGGAATCGAACAGTTCGGGCACGTCGACATCGTCCTGCCCAACGCCGGGATCATGCCCGTCATCGAACCCGGTGATCAGCCGCAGGCGTGGCACGACGCGATCGACGTGATGCTCACCGGCGTGTGGCACGTCCTGGAGGTGACGGTGCCCGGACTGATCGAGCGCGGACAGGGCGGGTCGATCGTCATCACCAGTTCCGCCGCGGGCCTCACCAGCATCGGGCTGAACACGTTCCCCGGACAGGCCGGCTACTCCGCGGCCAAGCACGGCGTCGTCGGGCTCATGCGCCTGTACTCGAAGCAGCTGGCCAAGCACAGCATTCGAGTCAACACCGTGCATCCGACCGGGGTGAACACCCCGATGGTGGCCAACGCCGAATACGGCGAGTTCGTGAATTCGCACCCCGAGGTCGCGAACGACGAGTCGTACAAGAATCCGATGCCGGTCGAGCTGATCGAGGCCGTCGACATCAGCAACGCCATCGTGTTCCTCGCCTCCGACGAGGCGCGCTACGTCACGGGCGTGACCCTGCCGGTCGATGCCGGCTACAACAACCGCTGA
- a CDS encoding GNAT family N-acetyltransferase, with amino-acid sequence MISCQWCEELADDDRDEVLALVAAAAEYDDEAGFSRIEPRDVTARSRKGVRVSHLAVKARRGLSALEDVPLVVVAYLHLAVDDEGLGTVQFVVHPDYRSRGIATLLVEEMGLDVDRPDGWMGTGARALRTWAFGTHPAAERLTRRFRIASVSRLWTLFRSLTGPFAAPLDPVDLPQGTVLEEPRGLDDPASEKALDDVLGRAGIPPVQLEKLSESRAHGAGSVIVASGDAGRPRGFVWLDPSLHTHLELRASWIRALVLEKESRGGGLGAGLLVRALEVLRDAGAQIALMRIDPDDEGAVRLCRLLSFEQEDAHTCYQVGDWHEAPGYL; translated from the coding sequence ATGATTTCCTGTCAGTGGTGCGAGGAACTCGCAGACGACGACCGCGACGAAGTGCTCGCCCTGGTGGCCGCGGCCGCGGAATACGACGACGAGGCGGGGTTCTCGCGCATCGAACCGCGCGACGTCACGGCCCGTTCGCGGAAGGGGGTGCGGGTATCGCACCTCGCGGTCAAGGCGCGTCGAGGGTTGAGCGCCCTCGAGGACGTGCCGCTCGTCGTCGTCGCATACCTCCACCTTGCTGTGGACGACGAGGGCCTCGGCACGGTCCAGTTCGTCGTGCACCCCGACTATCGATCGCGCGGAATCGCGACCCTGCTCGTCGAGGAGATGGGCCTCGACGTGGACCGCCCCGACGGCTGGATGGGTACCGGTGCGCGCGCCCTGCGCACCTGGGCTTTCGGTACGCACCCGGCGGCGGAGCGACTGACTCGGAGGTTCCGGATCGCGTCGGTCAGCCGGCTGTGGACCCTGTTCCGCAGCCTGACCGGGCCGTTCGCGGCTCCGCTCGACCCGGTGGACCTCCCGCAGGGGACGGTCCTGGAGGAACCGCGCGGGCTGGACGACCCTGCGTCGGAGAAAGCCCTCGACGACGTACTGGGCCGCGCGGGAATTCCCCCGGTGCAGCTCGAGAAGCTCTCGGAGAGTCGTGCCCACGGAGCCGGGTCCGTGATCGTCGCGTCCGGCGACGCCGGACGGCCCCGGGGTTTCGTCTGGCTGGACCCGTCGCTGCACACGCACCTCGAGCTGCGAGCGTCGTGGATCCGGGCTCTGGTGCTCGAAAAGGAGTCGCGTGGCGGCGGTCTGGGTGCCGGGCTGCTCGTGCGGGCGCTCGAGGTGCTGCGCGACGCCGGGGCTCAGATCGCCTTGATGCGAATCGATCCCGACGACGAGGGGGCCGTCCGCCTGTGCCGGTTGCTGTCGTTCGAGCAGGAGGATGCGCACACGTGCTACCAGGTCGGCGACTGGCACGAGGCTCCCGGCTACCTCTGA
- a CDS encoding aromatic ring-hydroxylating oxygenase subunit alpha — translation MTEVGAPREERIRRALDHLRNDTTDEFEHITWFQPEEFTDPAVAKQERDLIFGRVPSIVAHGSEIPRSGDFFTLQMPRNNIIVVRQRDGGVKTFVNLCRHRGALLEKEEKGRCRLFSCPYHRWSYDTDGSLRTITRDNTFGETDTTNMGLVELPTEERHGFIWVVDEANAEIDVAGWLGEEMDTILSGYDLGSKIAFQAEGFDEPVNWKIMQDAFLDGYHIQYAHPNTAAKHIHTNVMAFEDFGRHCRFIAPRKSIDRWIEEDPGDRSLAKDITETHFLLPNSTLLRQPDHFQLLTFRPHPTDPQRCRMEMRLIVPPVADTEMTEEKWTRLWNKNWEILLAVLHAEDFPLLRDSQHGMTSANAGRMVLGQNEVANQVFRRETQKLLATN, via the coding sequence ATGACCGAGGTCGGAGCACCCCGCGAGGAACGCATTCGCCGGGCCCTGGATCACCTGCGCAACGACACGACGGACGAGTTCGAGCACATCACCTGGTTCCAGCCGGAGGAGTTCACCGATCCGGCCGTGGCCAAGCAGGAACGCGACCTCATCTTCGGCCGGGTTCCCTCGATCGTCGCGCACGGCTCGGAGATCCCCCGCTCCGGCGACTTCTTCACCCTGCAGATGCCGCGGAACAACATCATCGTCGTCCGCCAGCGCGACGGCGGCGTCAAGACGTTCGTCAACCTCTGCAGGCACCGGGGCGCCCTCCTCGAGAAGGAGGAGAAGGGCCGCTGCCGCCTCTTCTCCTGCCCGTACCACCGGTGGTCGTACGACACGGACGGCTCCCTGCGGACGATCACCCGCGACAACACCTTCGGCGAGACCGACACCACGAACATGGGCCTGGTGGAACTGCCGACCGAGGAGCGTCACGGGTTCATCTGGGTGGTGGACGAGGCGAACGCCGAGATCGACGTGGCGGGCTGGCTCGGCGAGGAGATGGACACGATCCTCTCCGGCTACGACCTCGGTTCGAAGATCGCCTTCCAGGCCGAAGGGTTCGACGAGCCGGTCAACTGGAAGATCATGCAGGACGCCTTCCTCGACGGCTACCACATCCAGTACGCCCACCCCAACACCGCGGCCAAGCACATCCACACCAACGTGATGGCGTTCGAGGACTTCGGCAGGCACTGCCGTTTCATCGCGCCGCGCAAGTCGATCGACCGGTGGATCGAGGAGGATCCCGGCGACCGCAGCCTGGCCAAGGACATCACGGAAACCCACTTCCTGCTGCCCAATAGCACCCTGCTGCGGCAGCCGGATCACTTCCAGCTCCTCACGTTCCGTCCGCACCCCACCGATCCGCAGCGCTGCCGCATGGAGATGCGCCTGATCGTGCCGCCGGTCGCGGACACCGAGATGACCGAGGAGAAGTGGACCCGCCTGTGGAACAAGAACTGGGAGATTCTGCTCGCAGTTCTGCACGCCGAGGACTTCCCGCTCCTGCGGGACTCCCAGCACGGCATGACGAGCGCCAACGCCGGACGGATGGTGTTGGGCCAGAACGAGGTCGCCAATCAGGTGTTCCGTCGCGAAACCCAGAAACTGCTGGCAACGAACTAA
- a CDS encoding acyl-CoA dehydrogenase family protein translates to MQSDLFDQDHKLFRESVRGFVDKHVVPQLEKWDADRLIDRETWLAAGRQGLLGLTVPEEFGGPGELDYRFRVVIQQEIARVGASALQSGFSTNDDIVLNYLLRHANEEQRRRWLPGFVTGETIGAIAMSEPAAGSDLRAIQTTAVADGDTWVINGSKTFITSGILADLVIVFAKTDSAAGSRGFSLFVVEDGTPGFARGRKLDKLGLHAQDTAELFFEDVRVPKENLLGEVGSGFAYLMQSLPLERLGIGIAAQVSAEAVLGWTLDYVKERTAFGKRVGEFQGLGFTLAELQTAVEVSRAYIDRCVREHNAGTLTAVDAAKAKLWATELQGRVIDAGVQFHGGYGYMMEYPVAKAYIDARIQRIYGGTNEIMKEIIHRDLMKA, encoded by the coding sequence ATGCAGAGCGATCTCTTCGATCAGGACCACAAACTGTTCCGCGAATCCGTCCGCGGATTCGTCGACAAGCACGTCGTTCCCCAGCTCGAGAAATGGGACGCGGATCGCCTGATCGATCGCGAGACCTGGTTGGCCGCAGGTCGCCAGGGCCTGCTCGGGCTCACCGTTCCCGAGGAGTTCGGCGGCCCGGGCGAACTCGACTACCGCTTCCGCGTCGTGATCCAGCAGGAGATCGCCCGCGTCGGCGCGTCGGCCCTGCAGTCCGGGTTCTCGACGAACGACGACATCGTTCTGAACTACCTGCTCCGGCACGCCAACGAGGAGCAGCGACGCCGCTGGTTGCCCGGATTCGTCACCGGCGAGACGATCGGTGCGATCGCGATGAGTGAGCCTGCCGCGGGCAGCGACCTGCGCGCCATCCAGACCACTGCCGTCGCCGACGGCGACACCTGGGTGATCAACGGGTCCAAGACCTTCATCACCAGCGGCATTCTCGCCGACCTGGTGATCGTGTTCGCGAAGACCGATTCCGCTGCCGGTTCCCGCGGATTCAGCCTCTTCGTCGTCGAGGACGGGACGCCGGGATTCGCCCGGGGCCGCAAGCTCGACAAGCTGGGTCTGCACGCGCAGGACACCGCCGAGTTGTTCTTCGAGGACGTCCGCGTCCCGAAGGAGAACCTGCTCGGCGAGGTCGGTTCGGGCTTCGCATACCTGATGCAGAGCCTTCCCCTCGAACGGCTCGGTATCGGCATCGCCGCGCAGGTGTCCGCGGAGGCGGTGCTCGGGTGGACGCTCGACTACGTCAAGGAGCGCACGGCCTTCGGCAAGCGGGTCGGGGAGTTTCAGGGCCTCGGCTTCACCCTCGCCGAACTGCAGACGGCCGTCGAGGTGTCCCGCGCCTATATCGACCGGTGCGTGCGTGAGCACAATGCGGGCACCCTCACCGCCGTGGACGCCGCCAAGGCCAAGCTGTGGGCCACGGAACTGCAGGGTCGCGTGATCGATGCCGGAGTGCAGTTCCACGGCGGTTACGGCTACATGATGGAGTACCCGGTCGCGAAGGCGTACATCGACGCGCGGATCCAGCGGATCTACGGTGGCACCAACGAGATCATGAAGGAAATCATCCATCGAGACCTGATGAAGGCCTGA
- a CDS encoding esterase/lipase family protein, with the protein MSAAGGAPHRAPEGPPQTNWPAAWAYSIEHPDAIPQGMNDFSCRPDAAHPRPVVLVNGTFENSYANWAMYSPQLKADGYCVFGLDYGGPDAGPFHQTGDMRVSARQVGDFVETVLAATGADRVDLVGTPRADSCRCTSSTISVESRRSAP; encoded by the coding sequence ATGAGTGCGGCCGGCGGGGCCCCCCACCGAGCTCCCGAAGGTCCGCCGCAAACGAACTGGCCTGCCGCGTGGGCCTATTCCATCGAGCACCCCGACGCGATCCCGCAGGGCATGAACGATTTCTCGTGCAGGCCGGACGCCGCTCATCCGCGGCCCGTCGTCCTCGTCAATGGAACATTCGAGAACAGCTATGCCAACTGGGCGATGTACTCCCCCCAGCTGAAAGCCGACGGCTACTGCGTCTTCGGCCTGGACTACGGCGGACCGGACGCCGGCCCGTTCCATCAGACGGGTGACATGCGCGTGTCCGCCCGGCAGGTCGGCGATTTCGTCGAGACGGTGCTCGCCGCTACCGGTGCGGACCGGGTCGATCTCGTCGGCACTCCCAGGGCGGACTCGTGCCGCTGTACTTCATCAACCATCTCGGTGGAGAGTCGAAGATCGGCACCATGA
- a CDS encoding CaiB/BaiF CoA transferase family protein, whose translation MTLPLTGIRVLDLTDGLGESCGRYLADLGAQVTKVEGPGGARSRRAEPVVDGVSIPFALRNANKRGIVVDLDDPAGRDRLRELATESDILVESHAPGWLSERGVGAAELSALAPALVCVSVTPFGQTGPYRDWVATEQVLYALSGVLSRSGAPGAEPLLPPAGLVEETVGMHAAWSALLAFYGRLRTGQGQVVDLSAFEALVHGFDPGFGTQGSAAAGRSDDFPRGRPDASNFYPVFPCADGYVRICLLARRQWRGMFEWLGEPAEFADPKYDTIPARFAAAGALHPLIEALFATRTRDQLVAEGAARGVPVGGVLSLGEVLTTEHFDVSGALADVEIATGVHARVPTGYVSIDGARVGMRTPAPEVGEHDAVPAATRENPTRAGLGNPQPGTRPLDGLRVLDLGVIVFGAELSRQFADYGADVVKVENAKFPDGLRQSKRGAALAASVAWGHRNKRSLGLDLRSPGGRDVFRRLVVEADVVLANFKPGTLASMGLSYDELAALNPRIIVSESSAFGSTGPWNNRLGYGPLVRAACGVSALWRYPENEDLLCDGSTVYPDHIAAHVTAIAVLAALIQRTRTGRGAALEVAQADTALVQLGAQLVTESLRPGTVAAPGNSDPFAAPAGVFACAGDDEWCVVSVRDDDDWVQLCGVIGRPELADVPAFRTRAERIRNRADVDDVLDEWLRTQTPAQAVAALQAAGVPAGMMLRLPELLTDPHLAARDAYTLTHHDLLPKALPTAARVARFSAISDPPLRQAPVAGQHSREICEDVLRMTTDEVDRLVAEAVLQPPVEEPAPVSETAAALR comes from the coding sequence ATGACGCTACCGCTGACCGGTATCCGCGTACTGGACCTCACCGACGGCCTCGGTGAGTCGTGTGGCCGGTACCTCGCCGACCTCGGCGCACAGGTGACGAAGGTGGAAGGTCCGGGAGGTGCGCGCTCACGCCGCGCCGAACCGGTGGTGGACGGCGTCAGCATCCCGTTCGCGCTGCGCAACGCGAACAAGCGGGGGATCGTCGTGGACCTCGACGATCCCGCAGGCCGGGACCGGCTCCGCGAACTCGCGACGGAATCCGACATTCTGGTGGAATCGCACGCGCCGGGGTGGCTGAGCGAACGGGGGGTGGGCGCGGCCGAACTCTCCGCTCTCGCACCGGCGCTGGTGTGCGTGTCGGTCACGCCGTTCGGGCAGACCGGGCCGTACCGGGACTGGGTGGCCACGGAGCAGGTGCTCTACGCACTGAGTGGCGTGCTGTCCCGCTCGGGTGCTCCCGGAGCCGAACCCCTGCTTCCTCCCGCCGGCCTGGTGGAGGAGACCGTGGGGATGCACGCGGCCTGGTCGGCGTTGCTCGCGTTCTACGGCCGCCTCCGGACCGGTCAGGGTCAAGTTGTCGATCTGTCCGCGTTCGAAGCGCTCGTCCACGGCTTCGACCCCGGATTCGGCACACAGGGTTCCGCCGCGGCGGGACGCTCGGACGACTTCCCCCGGGGGCGGCCGGACGCGTCGAACTTCTATCCGGTGTTCCCCTGCGCCGACGGCTACGTACGGATCTGCCTGCTGGCCAGGCGGCAGTGGCGGGGCATGTTCGAATGGCTCGGCGAGCCCGCAGAATTCGCCGACCCGAAGTACGACACCATCCCGGCCCGCTTCGCCGCCGCGGGCGCCCTGCACCCCCTCATCGAGGCGCTCTTCGCGACCCGCACCCGCGACCAACTGGTCGCGGAGGGTGCGGCCAGGGGAGTGCCGGTCGGCGGTGTGCTCTCGCTCGGGGAAGTCCTGACGACCGAGCACTTCGACGTGTCCGGTGCACTCGCGGACGTGGAGATCGCCACCGGGGTGCACGCCCGCGTTCCGACGGGATACGTGTCGATCGACGGCGCACGCGTCGGAATGAGGACCCCGGCGCCCGAGGTCGGGGAACACGACGCCGTGCCCGCGGCGACGAGGGAGAACCCCACTCGTGCGGGGCTCGGGAACCCGCAGCCGGGCACTCGCCCCCTCGACGGCCTTCGCGTCCTCGACCTGGGCGTGATCGTCTTCGGCGCCGAACTCAGCCGGCAGTTCGCCGACTACGGCGCCGACGTCGTCAAGGTCGAGAACGCCAAGTTCCCCGACGGGCTCCGCCAGTCGAAGCGGGGTGCGGCGCTGGCCGCGTCCGTCGCCTGGGGGCACCGCAACAAGCGCAGCCTCGGTCTGGACCTGCGCAGCCCGGGGGGCCGGGACGTGTTCCGTCGCCTCGTCGTCGAAGCCGATGTGGTGCTGGCCAATTTCAAGCCCGGCACACTCGCGTCGATGGGTCTGTCGTACGACGAACTCGCCGCCCTCAACCCGCGCATCATCGTGTCCGAGAGCAGCGCGTTCGGCAGCACCGGGCCGTGGAACAACCGACTCGGGTACGGCCCGCTGGTGCGTGCCGCGTGCGGTGTGTCCGCGCTGTGGCGGTACCCCGAGAACGAGGACCTGCTCTGTGACGGCTCGACCGTCTACCCCGACCACATCGCGGCGCACGTCACGGCGATCGCGGTGCTCGCAGCGCTGATCCAGCGGACCCGCACGGGTCGGGGCGCGGCGCTCGAGGTGGCGCAGGCGGATACCGCGCTCGTCCAGCTCGGTGCCCAACTCGTCACCGAATCGCTGCGTCCGGGCACCGTCGCCGCGCCCGGCAACTCCGACCCGTTCGCTGCGCCTGCCGGGGTGTTCGCCTGCGCGGGTGACGACGAGTGGTGCGTCGTGTCGGTCCGGGACGACGACGACTGGGTGCAACTGTGCGGAGTCATCGGCCGCCCCGAATTGGCGGACGTTCCGGCATTCCGCACACGGGCCGAGCGGATCCGGAATCGCGCCGACGTCGACGACGTGCTGGACGAGTGGCTGCGGACGCAGACTCCCGCACAGGCGGTCGCGGCGTTGCAGGCAGCCGGAGTGCCCGCCGGCATGATGCTGCGACTTCCCGAACTGCTCACCGACCCGCACCTGGCGGCCCGCGACGCCTACACGCTCACCCATCACGACCTGCTGCCCAAGGCGCTGCCCACGGCAGCCCGCGTCGCGCGCTTCTCGGCCATTTCCGATCCGCCGTTGCGGCAGGCCCCGGTCGCCGGGCAGCACAGCCGGGAGATCTGCGAGGACGTGCTGCGCATGACGACCGACGAAGTGGATCGCCTGGTGGCGGAGGCAGTCCTGCAGCCGCCCGTCGAGGAACCGGCACCGGTCTCCGAGACCGCCGCCGCGCTTCGGTGA
- a CDS encoding aldehyde dehydrogenase, whose amino-acid sequence MDNKTVDRDALFIGGRWVAPQEGATVDVVEAATEKVLGRSAVASAADIDAAVSAARDALRGPWGQLDNRARADVLDAFASALKKRGRDTATLVSRENGMPISLSAGVNGFGPAAMIRYYAALVREAAPEDVRPSAFGGRTVVRREPVGVVAAITPWNYPQPLAAMKIAPALAAGCTVILKAAPETALDAFAFADAAEEAGLPAGVLNIVPAGREASAYLVQHPGVDKVAFTGSTAAGRAIGEVCGRLLRPVTLELGGKSAAIVAADADLSVFAANLAEVSLVNNGQTCHASTRILAPRARYADVVEAVTETVRGLVVGDPLDKATAIGPLVSAAQRERVLGYIEDGRSAGYRITTGGGAPDSQPLGWFVEPTVFVDVDNSARIAQEEIFGPVLTITPYADEDEAVAIANDSEYGLGGTVWTADEEHGLALAARIHSGTVGVNHYALDLDAPFGGVKSSGLGRELGPEGLNPYFATKSVYFGTR is encoded by the coding sequence ATGGACAACAAGACTGTGGACCGCGACGCGCTGTTCATCGGTGGCCGTTGGGTCGCCCCGCAGGAGGGTGCGACCGTCGACGTCGTCGAAGCTGCCACGGAGAAGGTGCTCGGACGTTCGGCCGTCGCCTCCGCCGCCGACATCGACGCCGCCGTCTCCGCCGCACGCGACGCACTCCGCGGTCCGTGGGGACAGCTCGACAACCGTGCTCGCGCAGACGTTCTCGATGCATTCGCGTCTGCCCTGAAGAAGCGTGGTCGCGACACGGCGACCCTGGTGAGCCGCGAGAACGGAATGCCGATCTCACTCTCCGCCGGGGTCAACGGATTCGGCCCGGCCGCCATGATCCGCTACTACGCCGCGCTCGTCCGCGAGGCTGCGCCGGAGGACGTCCGTCCCAGCGCGTTCGGCGGGCGCACCGTGGTCCGGCGGGAGCCGGTGGGTGTCGTCGCCGCGATCACACCGTGGAACTACCCGCAGCCGCTCGCCGCGATGAAGATCGCGCCCGCGCTCGCGGCCGGGTGCACCGTGATTCTCAAGGCGGCTCCCGAAACCGCGCTCGACGCGTTCGCGTTCGCCGATGCCGCCGAGGAGGCGGGTCTGCCTGCCGGCGTCCTGAACATCGTGCCCGCGGGCCGCGAGGCGAGCGCGTACCTGGTGCAGCATCCCGGGGTCGACAAGGTCGCGTTCACCGGTTCGACCGCGGCGGGACGAGCAATCGGCGAGGTGTGTGGCAGGCTGCTGCGCCCCGTCACGCTCGAACTCGGTGGCAAGTCCGCTGCGATCGTGGCAGCCGACGCCGACCTGTCCGTCTTCGCCGCGAACCTCGCCGAGGTGTCGCTGGTGAACAACGGCCAGACCTGCCACGCGAGCACCCGGATCCTCGCCCCCCGTGCCCGGTACGCCGACGTCGTCGAGGCCGTCACCGAGACCGTCCGCGGACTGGTCGTCGGTGATCCACTCGACAAGGCCACCGCGATCGGGCCGCTGGTCAGCGCCGCTCAGCGCGAGCGCGTGCTCGGGTACATCGAGGACGGACGCAGTGCGGGCTACCGCATCACGACGGGTGGAGGAGCACCGGATTCGCAGCCGCTCGGCTGGTTCGTCGAGCCGACGGTGTTCGTGGACGTGGACAACTCCGCCCGCATCGCCCAGGAAGAGATCTTCGGCCCCGTCCTCACGATCACCCCTTATGCGGACGAGGACGAGGCCGTCGCGATCGCCAACGACTCCGAATACGGCCTGGGCGGCACGGTCTGGACCGCCGACGAGGAGCACGGCCTCGCGCTGGCCGCCCGGATCCACAGCGGGACCGTCGGCGTCAACCACTACGCCCTCGACCTCGACGCGCCGTTCGGCGGCGTCAAATCCTCCGGACTCGGACGCGAACTCGGTCCGGAAGGCCTGAACCCGTATTTCGCGACGAAGTCCGTCTACTTCGGAACACGCTGA